The following are encoded in a window of Ranitomeya variabilis isolate aRanVar5 chromosome 8, aRanVar5.hap1, whole genome shotgun sequence genomic DNA:
- the LOC143788366 gene encoding uncharacterized protein LOC143788366 — protein MDSGNYPPPRSPSSCSTVSELSIQDSASLAAASSSDTHSHISPSPKRKKKPLPPGTTIDRFVIRTSRLEKELIDEKIAQFIYATNSSFRLTENPHFINMVQSLRPGYSPPSRADVAGKLLDQVYDREMEQCATALEGKIVNLSIDGWSNVHNDPIVCACITTEEGKVFLAQTTDTSGNAHTAEYLQEVAIKAITTCEQKFKCLVRSLVTDNAANVSKMRRDLEEKGGNTKLLITYGCSAHLLHLLAKDLSVPEIKANVVEIAKYFRNNHFAAAALKRMGGTKLTLPQDVRWNSVVDCFEQYIKKLAYSDDTL, from the coding sequence atggattctggaaactatccacctccaagatcaccatcatcctgttctacagtttcagagttatccatccaggatagtgcttcattagcagcagcatcatcatcagacacccacagccacatatcaccatcacccaaaaggaagaaaaaacctttacctcctggaaccaccatagataggtttgtgataagaactagcagattagaaaaagagttgattgatgaaaaaattgcccagtttatttatgcaacgaactcttctttccgtctgactgagaacccacatttcattaatatggttcagtcactgagaccaggatacagtccacccagcagagctgatgttgcagggaaactgctggatcaagtgtatgacagagaaatggagcaatgtgcaacagctctggagggtaaaattgttaacctaagtattgatgggtggagtaatgtccacaatgatcctattgtatgtgcttgtataacaacagaagaaggtaaagtcttccttgcacaaacaactgatacgtcaggaaatgcacacacagcagaatacttacaagaagtggcaataaaagctataacgacatgtgaacaaaaattcaaatgtctagtacgcagtttggtcactgacaatgctgcaaacgtatccaagatgagaagagatttagaagagaagggagggaatacaaagctgctaataacatatggttgcagtgctcatttgctgcacctcttagccaaagacttaagtgttccagaaataaaggctaatgttgttgaaattgctaaatacttccgtaataatcattttgctgcagcagctctgaaaaggatgggtggaaccaagctaacactcccacaagatgttagatggaactctgtggtggactgttttgagcagtatataaaaaaactggcctattctgatgacactttgtga